Proteins encoded in a region of the Stieleria neptunia genome:
- a CDS encoding ABC transporter permease subunit, whose protein sequence is MSSAFNPVVQREFFGIVRSPKAFATLLALTVTFSIAVLMRWPTDATVDLSGVQSIQVFRVFGYGLLAGVVFLVPAFPATSIVNEKNAGTLALLLNSPLSPLSIYFGKLAGVLLFALLVLLASMPGAAACYAMGGIDLRSGLGLFYFVLLVLVFQYATLGMLISSYVQSTDAGVRLTYSIIFALFFLTLVPDAFFPGGSGVMGTVAQWARYLSPVPVVMQIMGQGGLGSRGLIASPGNVQFIVVTLVSSLIFAAVTISRLNYRIFDQSRAQGVITDERGLVTRLLRRFLFIVDPQRRKPGIPWYLNPVMVKEFRCRRFGRSQWLFRLVALCAVVSMVLTFAAATSVTSWGTETIGGLVVILQVILIVVMTPSLTSGLISGERDGGGWELLRLTPLTSLKIVRGKLLSVLWTLLLVLMATLPGYLVMIYIEPQMWYQVNLVLVCLAWTVVYTVAVSAAVGSLFRTTAVATTVTYVVVMALFLVPLLVWLGRGAPFGFEMVQRVLLVNPVGAALSVIETPGFENYNLLPAAWYISGGFSALMFLVFGLKVWRLTRPV, encoded by the coding sequence ATGAGTTCGGCCTTCAATCCCGTCGTACAGCGTGAATTCTTCGGAATCGTCCGCTCACCCAAGGCGTTCGCAACGCTGCTGGCGCTGACGGTCACGTTTTCCATCGCGGTGCTGATGCGCTGGCCGACCGATGCCACCGTTGACCTGAGCGGCGTGCAGTCGATCCAGGTGTTTCGTGTGTTCGGTTACGGCTTGTTGGCGGGTGTCGTTTTTCTGGTTCCGGCGTTTCCGGCCACGTCGATCGTCAATGAAAAAAACGCCGGCACGTTGGCCCTGTTGTTGAATTCGCCACTGAGCCCGCTGTCGATCTATTTCGGCAAACTTGCCGGCGTCTTGCTGTTCGCCCTGCTGGTCTTGCTGGCCAGTATGCCGGGGGCCGCGGCCTGCTACGCGATGGGAGGGATTGACTTGCGCAGCGGACTGGGGCTGTTTTACTTCGTGCTGTTGGTGTTGGTGTTTCAATACGCCACGTTGGGAATGTTGATCAGCAGCTATGTGCAATCGACCGACGCCGGAGTGCGGCTGACCTATTCGATCATTTTTGCACTGTTCTTTTTGACACTGGTCCCGGATGCGTTTTTTCCCGGTGGGAGCGGGGTGATGGGAACCGTCGCGCAGTGGGCACGCTACCTTTCGCCCGTGCCGGTGGTGATGCAGATCATGGGACAGGGCGGACTGGGATCCAGGGGACTGATCGCGTCACCCGGCAACGTGCAATTCATCGTGGTCACGCTGGTCAGCAGCTTGATCTTTGCCGCGGTCACGATTTCCAGATTGAATTATCGGATTTTTGACCAGTCGCGTGCGCAAGGCGTGATCACCGACGAGCGCGGATTGGTAACGCGGCTGCTGCGTCGATTCCTGTTCATCGTCGATCCACAGCGCCGCAAACCCGGCATCCCCTGGTACCTGAACCCGGTCATGGTCAAGGAGTTTCGTTGCCGTCGCTTCGGCCGATCCCAATGGCTGTTTCGATTGGTCGCGCTGTGTGCCGTCGTCTCCATGGTGCTGACCTTCGCCGCCGCCACGAGCGTGACGAGCTGGGGCACCGAAACCATCGGCGGGTTGGTGGTGATACTGCAAGTGATCTTGATTGTCGTGATGACTCCCAGCTTGACCTCCGGATTGATCAGCGGCGAACGTGACGGCGGTGGTTGGGAATTGCTGCGTCTGACACCGCTGACGTCGCTGAAAATCGTGCGAGGAAAACTGCTCAGTGTGCTTTGGACGCTGTTGTTGGTATTGATGGCGACGCTGCCGGGGTACCTGGTGATGATCTACATCGAGCCCCAAATGTGGTACCAGGTCAATTTGGTGCTGGTCTGTCTGGCCTGGACGGTGGTTTACACGGTGGCGGTCAGCGCCGCGGTCGGCAGTTTGTTTCGAACCACGGCCGTCGCGACCACCGTCACCTATGTCGTCGTCATGGCACTGTTCTTGGTCCCGCTGTTGGTTTGGCTCGGACGTGGCGCCCCGTTCGGATTCGAGATGGTCCAACGCGTGTTGCTGGTCAATCCGGTCGGCGCGGCACTTAGCGTGATCGAAACACCGGGGTTTGAAAATTACAACTTGCTGCCCGCCGCGTGGTACATCTCCGGCGGCTTCTCGGCTCTCATGTTCTTGGTCTTTGGTTTAAAAGTATGGCGTCTCACTCGTCCCGTTTAA
- a CDS encoding ABC transporter ATP-binding protein, with protein MTDQQPIIETVDLTKRYDEFTALDSLSITVHSGQILGFIGPNGAGKTTTIRILVGLLKPTSGTARIAGADCLTESRKIKRLVGYMPDDFGKYNNMRVGEYLDFFGAAYGIGRRQRIVRIDEVLEIAGATYMKDLFVDALSRGMQQRVAIARTLMHDPQVMILDEPANGLDPQARIDMRTMLLRLAEMGKTLIVTSHILPELARVCDIVAMITKGRLRAFGTLDEIMRDIQQRRTFEIQLVDHDQVDRVVALVESWSSEMNHESEVTGATAETMVRFTTGLNDREITPLLTHLVGSGEAIAQFREVPTDLEDAFLSVASGSHGGDTPESQPATQEATS; from the coding sequence GTGACCGATCAACAACCCATCATCGAAACCGTGGATCTGACCAAGCGGTATGATGAATTCACCGCCTTGGATTCCCTTTCCATCACCGTCCACAGCGGCCAGATCTTGGGATTCATCGGACCTAACGGTGCCGGCAAAACGACCACCATTCGTATCCTGGTCGGGCTGCTCAAACCGACCAGCGGCACGGCCCGAATCGCCGGTGCAGACTGCTTGACCGAATCACGCAAGATCAAACGTCTGGTCGGTTACATGCCCGATGATTTCGGCAAGTACAACAACATGCGAGTCGGCGAGTATCTAGATTTTTTCGGCGCCGCCTACGGCATCGGGCGTCGCCAACGGATCGTGCGGATTGATGAAGTGCTGGAGATCGCCGGCGCGACCTACATGAAAGATCTGTTCGTCGATGCGCTCAGTCGCGGGATGCAGCAGCGTGTGGCGATCGCTCGGACGTTGATGCACGATCCCCAGGTGATGATTCTGGACGAACCGGCCAACGGGCTTGATCCACAAGCACGGATCGACATGCGAACAATGTTGTTGCGGCTGGCGGAAATGGGAAAAACATTGATCGTCACCAGTCACATCCTGCCCGAACTGGCGCGCGTTTGTGACATCGTGGCGATGATCACCAAGGGACGGCTGCGGGCGTTCGGGACGCTGGACGAAATCATGCGCGACATCCAGCAACGACGGACCTTTGAAATTCAATTGGTCGACCACGATCAAGTCGATCGCGTGGTCGCGTTGGTGGAGTCGTGGTCGAGTGAAATGAACCATGAATCCGAAGTGACCGGGGCAACCGCCGAGACGATGGTTCGTTTCACCACCGGATTGAACGATCGGGAAATCACGCCGCTGTTGACCCACTTGGTGGGATCCGGCGAAGCGATCGCCCAATTTCGCGAAGTTCCGACCGATCTGGAAGACGCCTTTTTGTCGGTCGCCAGCGGCAGTCACGGCGGCGATACGCCGGAGTCACAGCCGGCAACGCAAGAGGCGACGTCATGA
- a CDS encoding DUF1549 and DUF1553 domain-containing protein, translating into MMRIVCILFVLPLFVSIGAVARCGETTGDRFASPSDRVDQYLSASWQETATRPSPRSGDAEFCRRAWLDLAGVAPPVWQLRRFLADPSGDKRKQLIESLLSSSRFATHMAHRWNAFLLPAESSDDRQGDAAALHAWLRQQFLNNTPYDHLVGGFLTAGGKSDQGPAIFYTSRNLEPVKLAAATSRLFMGVQLECAQCHDHPFASWTQDDFWSFAAFFAQLQLSDSNLRGGGQAIEDRSGAEVTFPESERVMAPRYPGVTSPPEADPTDFRRRQLTIWLASRNNPYFARAAANRVWAHLFGRGLVDPVDAMDSSNPPSHPELLQYLADYLVEQRFDLRELYRMLTSTQAYHRTSAIVDGQRHPPDSFAAMNVKTLSASQYFDSLHQNVLLGRLNASADSPQVEQAVRDEFLRRMKAPDASPSDYPHGVVQVLGMMNGPEMLAATAEAQSGLIASMDAPFFSDTERIETLFLACLSRPPSDSELEMFLAHLNDASAEQPSAARLSDLTWILLNTAECFVCP; encoded by the coding sequence ATGATGCGAATTGTTTGCATTCTCTTCGTTCTCCCCCTGTTCGTCTCCATCGGAGCCGTGGCTCGATGTGGAGAGACGACGGGGGATCGATTTGCGTCGCCGTCGGATCGTGTCGATCAGTATCTGTCCGCGTCGTGGCAAGAAACGGCGACCCGCCCCAGCCCGCGAAGCGGCGATGCGGAGTTCTGTCGACGTGCCTGGTTGGACCTTGCCGGCGTCGCGCCACCGGTTTGGCAATTACGACGTTTTCTGGCAGACCCGTCGGGCGACAAACGGAAACAATTGATCGAATCGCTGCTGAGTTCTTCTCGCTTTGCGACCCACATGGCCCATCGCTGGAACGCGTTTCTGCTTCCGGCTGAGTCGTCCGACGACCGCCAGGGCGATGCGGCGGCGCTGCACGCCTGGTTGAGACAACAATTCCTCAACAACACGCCGTATGATCATCTGGTCGGCGGATTCTTGACCGCCGGCGGAAAGAGTGATCAGGGGCCGGCGATCTTTTACACGTCGCGAAACCTGGAACCGGTGAAACTGGCCGCCGCCACATCGCGGTTGTTCATGGGCGTCCAACTGGAGTGCGCCCAGTGCCACGATCACCCCTTTGCCAGCTGGACGCAAGATGATTTTTGGTCGTTCGCTGCATTTTTCGCGCAGCTGCAATTGAGCGATTCGAATCTGCGCGGTGGCGGCCAAGCGATCGAAGACCGATCGGGTGCGGAAGTGACGTTCCCCGAATCTGAACGCGTCATGGCACCACGTTACCCGGGCGTGACTTCGCCACCCGAAGCCGATCCGACCGACTTTCGACGGCGCCAACTGACGATCTGGCTGGCGTCGCGCAACAACCCTTACTTCGCACGCGCCGCGGCCAACCGCGTTTGGGCGCATCTGTTCGGACGTGGCCTTGTCGATCCGGTGGACGCCATGGATTCCAGCAACCCGCCCAGCCATCCCGAGTTGTTGCAATACCTGGCCGACTACCTGGTGGAGCAACGCTTTGACTTACGTGAACTTTATCGCATGCTGACCAGCACCCAGGCCTACCACCGGACCAGCGCGATCGTCGACGGGCAACGGCATCCGCCGGATTCTTTCGCCGCGATGAACGTCAAAACGCTTTCAGCGTCACAGTACTTCGACAGCCTTCATCAAAACGTGTTGTTGGGCCGGCTGAACGCATCGGCGGATTCGCCGCAAGTCGAACAAGCTGTTCGTGACGAATTCCTTCGTCGCATGAAAGCCCCCGATGCTTCGCCGAGTGACTATCCGCACGGCGTGGTTCAGGTGCTGGGAATGATGAACGGCCCGGAGATGCTGGCGGCGACCGCCGAAGCACAGAGCGGGCTGATCGCGTCGATGGATGCGCCGTTCTTTTCGGATACCGAGCGGATCGAAACCCTGTTCCTGGCTTGCCTGTCACGACCGCCCAGCGACTCCGAACTGGAGATGTTTCTGGCCCATTTGAACGACGCCTCCGCCGAGCAACCCTCCGCCGCACGGCTGAGTGATCTGACTTGGATATTGCTCAACACCGCTGAATGTTTTGTTTGTCCGTGA
- a CDS encoding DUF1501 domain-containing protein: MFQTPVFNRRQAIAAAVSIGGSLGMSDLLQSITAVAGEASENDQRHCVLLWMSGGPSQIDTFDMKPAHKNGGSIKEIATAVPGLRFSEHLPQLARQADQLAILRGMATKEGDHQRGTTVMRTGHIAGGPVRYPAIGCSLSKSLRNPDSKLPHYVTVAPGPFARGSLSPGFLGPKFAATSVSVSGPPAAGNFAQLRVDHLQPHGFVGPERFESRLALWESMQAAYLKTRNAPNTIAQDTVYRSAIDMLGSNAKDAFDLSAESDTVREAYGRGTFGQGCLMARRLIERGVPLVEVTLGDGLGWDTHANNFEQVQRLCQQLDAGWSTLMTELADRGLLEKTTILWAGEFGRTPAINSNGGRDHFPQAFSCVLAGGGVAGGQAFGATSTDGMEVVDGKIDQQDLLATLCKALGVDPTSENIAEGGRPIAIAEGNPVEQVLL, encoded by the coding sequence ATGTTCCAAACACCCGTCTTCAATCGCCGCCAAGCGATCGCCGCCGCCGTTTCCATCGGTGGGTCGCTCGGGATGAGCGATCTGCTGCAATCGATCACTGCGGTCGCCGGCGAAGCGTCGGAAAACGATCAGCGTCACTGCGTGCTGCTTTGGATGTCCGGCGGTCCCAGCCAGATCGATACGTTCGACATGAAGCCGGCGCACAAGAACGGAGGCAGCATCAAAGAGATCGCGACCGCCGTACCGGGGCTGCGGTTCAGTGAACACCTTCCCCAATTGGCCCGACAGGCGGATCAACTGGCGATCCTGCGTGGCATGGCGACCAAGGAAGGGGATCACCAGCGCGGGACCACCGTGATGCGGACCGGTCACATCGCCGGCGGCCCCGTCCGCTACCCTGCGATCGGATGCTCGCTTTCCAAATCGCTACGGAACCCTGATTCCAAACTGCCCCACTACGTCACGGTCGCTCCGGGCCCCTTCGCCCGCGGTTCGCTGAGCCCCGGTTTCCTGGGTCCAAAATTCGCAGCGACCTCCGTCAGTGTTTCAGGACCACCGGCGGCGGGCAATTTTGCCCAATTGCGCGTCGATCATTTGCAGCCACATGGATTCGTCGGCCCGGAACGCTTTGAAAGCCGATTGGCGTTGTGGGAATCGATGCAGGCGGCGTACTTGAAGACCCGAAACGCCCCCAACACCATTGCCCAAGACACCGTGTATCGATCGGCAATCGACATGTTGGGCAGCAACGCCAAGGACGCCTTTGATCTTTCGGCTGAATCCGACACGGTGCGTGAAGCCTACGGACGCGGCACGTTCGGGCAAGGATGTTTGATGGCCAGACGGCTGATTGAGCGCGGTGTCCCGCTGGTCGAAGTCACGCTGGGCGACGGCCTGGGTTGGGACACGCACGCGAACAACTTTGAACAGGTTCAACGCCTCTGTCAGCAATTGGACGCCGGTTGGTCGACCCTGATGACGGAACTGGCCGACCGCGGGCTGCTGGAAAAAACAACGATCCTTTGGGCGGGCGAATTCGGACGCACGCCCGCGATCAATTCCAACGGCGGACGAGACCATTTTCCCCAAGCGTTCAGCTGCGTGCTTGCAGGCGGAGGCGTCGCGGGCGGACAGGCTTTCGGCGCCACCAGCACTGACGGCATGGAAGTGGTTGACGGAAAGATCGATCAACAAGACCTCCTTGCGACGCTCTGCAAGGCGTTGGGTGTGGACCCGACCAGCGAAAACATTGCCGAGGGCGGCCGACCGATCGCGATCGCCGAAGGCAACCCGGTCGAACAGGTGTTGCTGTGA
- a CDS encoding EF-hand domain-containing protein, translating into MEMEQAPAQDDAASIVEQSDASPPPSETEHHPPLDSPADPTSTVETVRESPEVDAVEPESVAPTAAAYRLWLPTSKGPLLVDLDVWVDDQPLRDAFAEKLASVRAALEPADGGAIRWDRLLEHIAGDPATFGQTASRVDAQQQALIKRYDRDKDKSVDEQELVRFLFRDSSVPQEFRLFGTDAFRWSNRSASPLFAAIDRNRNRKLDPDEIESAGESLLRQIDLNSDQCIDFAESTRLRENEGDAWQRNRSNRQGNVAMDLSGFVNWSNLSYTMGGMLKENPVLSPSNPVKSVDADQDEWISASEAESILTLDPALALAVRFDSSAPSASTVQTQVHTAVRANVRIEHHPGSCWIAGQSIHVGVVASDMPTAQNRIPRQVFLQLDADKNGGIDENEIPDGAKDQFPLESLDANGDGKLSFQEINQTLGQKQSIWNFQVRGRAAEHPDGVFAWLDRDHDQFLSSREIQSAPARLKALATENATLAANDIPDTLMIQFCRGEPDQDDARFGFSRRASLQPDQRPSWAIHMDANRDGDVSENEFLGPIDSFRELDRDGDGFLSAGEVIAD; encoded by the coding sequence ATGGAAATGGAGCAAGCCCCCGCGCAAGACGACGCCGCGTCGATTGTCGAGCAATCTGACGCCAGTCCGCCGCCGTCGGAAACGGAGCACCATCCGCCGCTTGATTCCCCCGCGGATCCGACGTCCACGGTCGAAACGGTACGCGAGAGCCCTGAGGTCGATGCAGTGGAGCCTGAATCGGTGGCCCCCACAGCCGCCGCCTATCGTCTGTGGCTGCCGACCTCCAAAGGCCCCTTGTTGGTCGACCTGGACGTCTGGGTCGACGACCAACCGCTGCGTGACGCCTTCGCCGAGAAACTTGCGTCCGTCCGCGCGGCGTTGGAGCCAGCCGATGGCGGAGCGATTCGCTGGGATCGGCTGTTGGAACACATCGCCGGCGACCCCGCCACGTTCGGGCAAACCGCTTCACGCGTCGACGCTCAACAACAGGCGCTCATCAAACGCTATGACCGCGACAAAGACAAATCGGTCGACGAACAAGAGTTGGTGCGATTTCTGTTTCGGGATTCCAGCGTCCCGCAAGAATTTCGTCTGTTCGGGACCGACGCATTTCGATGGTCCAACCGGTCTGCGTCGCCGCTGTTCGCAGCCATCGACCGCAACCGAAATCGCAAACTCGATCCGGACGAGATTGAATCGGCCGGCGAATCGTTGCTGCGGCAGATCGATTTGAATTCCGACCAATGCATCGACTTTGCCGAATCGACTCGACTGCGTGAAAACGAAGGCGATGCCTGGCAGCGCAATCGATCCAACCGCCAAGGCAACGTCGCGATGGATCTGTCTGGATTCGTCAATTGGTCGAATCTGTCTTACACCATGGGCGGCATGCTGAAAGAGAATCCCGTCCTCTCTCCGTCCAACCCGGTCAAATCCGTTGACGCCGATCAGGATGAATGGATCTCCGCGTCGGAGGCAGAATCGATCCTGACACTCGACCCGGCACTGGCGCTCGCCGTCCGATTCGACAGCTCTGCCCCGTCGGCATCAACGGTTCAAACGCAGGTCCACACAGCGGTTCGCGCCAACGTCCGAATCGAACACCACCCCGGTTCGTGTTGGATCGCCGGGCAGTCCATCCACGTCGGTGTCGTTGCATCGGACATGCCGACAGCGCAAAACCGCATTCCACGCCAAGTGTTCCTTCAGCTTGACGCCGATAAGAATGGCGGGATTGATGAAAATGAAATCCCAGACGGCGCAAAAGACCAGTTTCCACTGGAGTCATTGGACGCCAACGGCGACGGCAAACTGAGTTTTCAGGAGATCAACCAGACGCTCGGGCAAAAACAATCAATCTGGAACTTTCAAGTGCGCGGCAGGGCGGCCGAACATCCCGACGGTGTCTTCGCGTGGTTGGATCGGGACCACGATCAATTCCTTTCCAGTCGCGAAATTCAATCCGCGCCTGCGCGCTTGAAAGCCTTGGCCACGGAGAACGCGACGCTCGCGGCCAACGACATCCCCGACACCCTGATGATCCAGTTCTGCCGCGGCGAACCGGATCAAGACGACGCGCGATTCGGATTCAGCCGCCGTGCTTCTCTGCAGCCGGACCAGCGGCCGAGTTGGGCGATTCACATGGATGCCAATCGAGACGGCGATGTGTCGGAAAACGAATTCCTGGGCCCGATCGACTCGTTCCGCGAGTTGGACCGAGACGGCGATGGATTCTTGTCGGCGGGCGAAGTGATCGCGGATTAG
- a CDS encoding NADP-dependent isocitrate dehydrogenase — protein sequence MSDSASSIVYTFTDEAPALATLSWLPIVQAFAAKAGVSVQTKDISLAGRILANFPESLSPSQQREDALTLLGELAKTPEANIIKLPNISASIPQLTAAIAELQAAGFDIPDYPSDPKTDAEQEIRARYAKVLGSAVNPVLREGNSDRRVATAVKNYAKAHPHSMGEWSADSPSHVAHMTEGDFYGSEKSAILENAGSLKIEWVAGDGTRTPLRPPLAVEAGEMVDASVMSVTKLRAFYETQIADARKSGILLSLHLKATMMKVSDPILFGHAVNVYFADVFEKHADTFAELAVNPNNGVGGLEAKLAELPATKADEIRKDIQAAYENGPSLAMVDSDRGITNLHVPSDVIIDASMPAAIRSSGMMWGPDGKLHPTKALIPDRCYAGVYQTVIEFCKEHGAFDVTKMGSVSNVGLMAKKAEEYGSHDKTFEIPADGTVVVTDDSGAVIFEHAVQAGDIWRMCQTKDVAVRDWVGLGVQRARLTGSPAIFWLDDQRGHDANLIKKVNEYLADHDTDGLDIQIMNTVDATRHACQRAREGQDTIAVTGNVLRDYLTDLFPILELGTSAKMLSIVPLLAGGGLFETGAGGSAPKHVQQFVSEGHLRWDSLGEFLALAVSLEDLGRKADNEKIAVLAETLDAATDQFLVEDKSPKRKVGELDTRGSHFYMALYWAESLASQSKDAELAAAFAPLAKTLRENEAKVVDELGAAQGKPVDLGGYFQPDCEKATAAMRPSATLNDAIASVT from the coding sequence ATGAGTGATTCTGCATCGAGCATCGTTTACACCTTCACCGACGAAGCTCCCGCGCTTGCGACGCTTTCCTGGCTGCCGATCGTCCAAGCGTTCGCCGCAAAGGCTGGCGTGTCGGTCCAGACCAAAGACATTTCGTTGGCGGGCCGAATCCTGGCGAATTTTCCAGAGTCGCTCAGCCCGTCACAACAGCGTGAAGACGCGCTGACGTTGCTCGGCGAACTGGCCAAAACGCCGGAAGCGAACATCATCAAATTGCCCAATATCAGTGCCTCGATCCCGCAATTGACCGCGGCGATCGCGGAACTGCAGGCCGCCGGTTTTGACATCCCCGATTACCCCAGCGATCCCAAGACGGACGCCGAGCAGGAGATCCGTGCCCGCTACGCCAAGGTGCTCGGCAGTGCGGTCAATCCCGTGCTCCGCGAAGGCAACTCGGATCGCCGGGTGGCAACCGCCGTCAAAAACTACGCCAAAGCCCATCCGCATTCGATGGGCGAGTGGTCCGCCGACTCGCCGTCACACGTCGCCCACATGACCGAAGGCGATTTTTATGGCAGCGAAAAATCGGCGATCCTCGAAAACGCCGGTTCGCTGAAAATTGAATGGGTCGCCGGCGACGGAACACGCACCCCGCTGCGTCCGCCCTTGGCCGTGGAGGCCGGCGAAATGGTCGACGCATCCGTCATGAGCGTCACGAAACTGCGCGCCTTCTACGAAACCCAAATCGCCGACGCGCGAAAGTCAGGGATCCTGCTCTCGTTGCACCTGAAAGCAACGATGATGAAGGTCTCCGATCCGATCCTGTTCGGCCATGCCGTCAACGTCTACTTTGCCGACGTGTTCGAAAAGCACGCCGACACCTTCGCCGAACTGGCCGTCAATCCCAACAACGGCGTGGGAGGCTTGGAGGCCAAGTTGGCGGAGCTGCCCGCAACGAAAGCTGATGAGATCCGCAAAGACATCCAAGCGGCCTACGAAAATGGACCGTCGCTGGCCATGGTCGATTCCGACCGCGGCATCACGAACTTGCACGTGCCCAGCGATGTGATCATCGATGCGTCGATGCCGGCCGCGATTCGCAGCTCGGGGATGATGTGGGGGCCGGACGGGAAACTGCATCCCACCAAAGCATTGATCCCCGATCGCTGTTATGCCGGCGTCTATCAAACCGTGATCGAGTTCTGCAAAGAGCACGGTGCGTTTGATGTGACCAAGATGGGATCGGTCAGCAATGTCGGGCTGATGGCCAAGAAAGCCGAAGAGTATGGCTCTCACGATAAGACATTCGAAATCCCCGCGGACGGAACGGTCGTGGTGACCGACGACTCGGGGGCGGTGATTTTTGAGCACGCCGTCCAAGCCGGCGACATTTGGCGGATGTGCCAAACCAAAGACGTGGCGGTTCGAGATTGGGTCGGACTGGGCGTCCAGCGTGCCCGGTTGACCGGCTCCCCCGCCATCTTCTGGCTCGACGACCAACGCGGTCATGACGCCAACCTGATCAAAAAGGTCAATGAGTACCTGGCCGACCACGACACCGACGGGTTGGACATCCAGATCATGAACACCGTCGACGCGACGCGACACGCTTGTCAACGTGCTCGCGAGGGGCAGGACACCATCGCGGTGACGGGCAACGTGCTGCGGGATTATCTGACCGATTTGTTTCCGATCCTGGAACTCGGCACCAGTGCCAAGATGCTGTCGATCGTTCCGCTGTTGGCCGGCGGAGGCTTGTTCGAAACCGGAGCCGGTGGGTCGGCGCCCAAGCATGTCCAGCAATTTGTTTCCGAAGGTCACTTGCGATGGGATTCCCTGGGCGAGTTCCTGGCACTGGCGGTTTCGCTGGAAGACCTGGGCCGAAAAGCTGACAACGAAAAGATTGCCGTCTTGGCCGAAACGCTCGATGCCGCGACCGATCAATTTCTGGTCGAAGACAAGTCGCCCAAACGCAAGGTCGGAGAGCTGGATACCCGCGGCAGTCATTTCTACATGGCGCTGTACTGGGCCGAATCCCTGGCATCGCAATCGAAAGACGCCGAACTCGCCGCCGCCTTCGCTCCGCTGGCCAAGACGCTGCGTGAAAACGAAGCCAAGGTTGTCGACGAACTCGGTGCGGCACAGGGCAAGCCCGTCGACCTGGGAGGCTACTTCCAACCCGATTGCGAAAAAGCCACCGCCGCGATGCGCCCCAGCGCCACCCTCAACGATGCCATCGCAAGCGTGACCTAA